A window from Eubalaena glacialis isolate mEubGla1 chromosome 1, mEubGla1.1.hap2.+ XY, whole genome shotgun sequence encodes these proteins:
- the ARL4C gene encoding ADP-ribosylation factor-like protein 4C codes for MGNISSNISAFQSLHIVMLGLDSAGKTTVLYRLKFNEFVNTVPTIGFNTEKIKLSNGTAKGISCHFWDVGGQEKLRPLWKSYSRCTDGIIYVVDSVDVDRLEEAKTELHKVTKFAENQGTPLLVIANKQDLPKSLPVAEIEKQLALHELIPATTYHVQPACAIIGEGLTEGMDKLYEMILKRRKSLKQKKKR; via the coding sequence ATGGGCAACATCTCTTCCAACATCTCGGCCTTCCAGTCCCTGCACATCGTCATGCTGGGCTTGGACTCGGCCGGCAAGACCACGGTGCTCTACCGGCTCAAGTTCAACGAGTTCGTGAACACGGTGCCCACCATCGGCTTCAACACGGAGAAGATCAAGCTGAGCAACGGCACGGCCAAGGGCATCAGCTGCCACTTCTGGGACGTGGGCGGCCAGGAGAAGCTGCGGCCGCTGTGGAAGTCCTACAGCCGCTGCACGGACGGCATCATCTACGTGGTGGACTCGGTGGACGTGGACCGGCTGGAGGAGGCCAAGACGGAGCTGCACAAGGTGACCAAGTTCGCCGAGAACCAGGGCACGCCGCTGCTGGTCATCGCCAACAAGCAGGACCTGCCCAAGTCGCTGCCCGTGGCCGAGATCGAGAAGCAGCTGGCGCTGCACGAGCTCATCCCGGCCACCACCTACCACGTCCAGCCGGCGTGCGCCATCATCGGCGAGGGCCTCACCGAGGGCATGGACAAGCTCTATGAGATGATCCTGAAACGCAGGAAGTCCCTCAAGCAGAAGAAGAAGCGGTAA